CACTCCTCAAATCCAGACGTAGAAGGCGGAAGCGTGTACTTTGGAATTCCCCTTTTCTCCTACAAGGAGCTTGAAGAAGCAACAAGCCGCTTCGACCTTAATAAACAAGTTGGAGATGGAGGATTCGGGACCGTCTACTATGGTAGGCAACTCGAACCTGAACTTATTAGTTGAAAAATGTTCAACAAAAATGTTATGTGCACGTCAAAAATCAGCAACCAAATCAACCATCATGTATTTGtacataaatacatatattgttttatttatctttaatatatattttgtacttCAACATGTATTCTATACAGATAACTGATTTGGCTGCTGATTTTGAATGTACACATAGCATGGTTgaatattcaattcaattgGTCTTCCCTTGTATAGTTTATGCTTAGCTCATAACATTCAGGGAAACTCCATGACGGACGAGAAGTTGCCGTGAAACGCTTATACGAGCACAACTACAGACGAGTTGAGCAGTTCATGAACGAAGTGCAGATCCTCACACGTTTGCGCCACAAGAATCTTGTGTCCCTCTATGGCTGCACATCACGCACGAGCCGCGAACTACTGCTTGTATATGAATATATTCCCAACGGAACTGTTGCTTCTCATCTTCATGGTGAATCAGCAAAGCCTGGCTTACTACCTTGGTCCACAAGAATGAAAATTGCTGTAGAAACTGCTAGTGCTTTAGCTTATCTCCATGCTACTGACATCATTCACCGCGACGTAAAAACCAACAACATTCTTCTTGATTACAGTTATTGCGTTAAAGTTGCAGACTTTGGCCTTTCAAGACTATTCCCCAATGATGTTACACATGTCTCCACGGCGCCACAAGGAACTCCGGGTTATGTTGATCCGGAGTATTACCAATGTTATCAGCTTACGAGCAAGAGTGATGTGTATAGTTTTGGAGTCGTGCTGATCGAGTTAATATCGTCTAAGCCGGCTGTTGATATGAACAGAGACAAGGATGAGATTAATTTGTCGAATCTCGCCATAAAGAAGATTCAAGAAGGTTCACTTGTTGAGCTTGTTGACCCTTGTCTGGGTTTTGATTCGGACAATGAGGTTAAGAGGATGGTTGTTTCGGTTGCGGAATTAGCTTTTCAGTGTTTGCAACGCGACAAGGAATTGAGACCTTCAATGGAGAAAGTGTTGGAGATGCTGTTGAGAATTGAGAGTGGGAAGCATGAACCAGAGCATTTAGAAGTAGTAGATGCTGGTCATGGTGTCAGTAATGTAAATTCTCAACAACCACAACCTTCAATTTCACCAGAATGGGATCAAATTGTGTTGTTGAAGAATGTGAAGCCACCTTCTTCGCCAATAACTGTTACTGATAGCTGGGAAAGTGAATCCACTACGCCTAATGTTAGTGCTTAATACATTAAGCTATTAGCAATTGTTGGTAATCCATTCTTGCTTTCAGCACTTTTTTGTTGTTGGAAGTGACTGTATCCTAACCCGAGCATgaatgaatattatatatattctcaTCCACTTGTATAGGATAGATGATTGTATTATGCGGCATACCACTATCAATGTCATACAAAGAGTATAGAGAACATAAATCTGTCCGTCTATGTAGAAATCTAAGTCATTCTACATTGAATTAAgaaattaatgatatttgagtttaaaaatcaataaaatttattattttgattaatatttagtcaacaaaaatatttttatatattaaatttaatagtataaaaataaaatatttacaataaacTAAACCATATTTAAGTATCAATATCTCAAATGGCATTGATTCAAGTACCTTTTTGCAACTGAAGAATTTCTATTCGactcaataaaaaatatcaaaataaggTGTTCTAAAATATTTAGTTTTAGTAAAaccatatttatatattttatatcaactCAGGTAAAggtagatgaaaaaaaaaaacatatttttatttttgctttgaaataattgaatatttttattcacctttttttttaatctttgatTTGGGTATACTTCCTTCAAACGGTAAATTTTTTATTGCCTTTGCATATTTCACATACTTTACATagactcaatttttttatatacaaactGTGTGTTATGTGTGGTTATGAAGGTGCGTGGTGCTCGACATAAATGTAGGGCAGTTTTTTGTGAATCATGAGAGTGAAGAAATTGgacaattcaatttttttgttaagaaaattagaaatacaaattaaatagtCCGATTTGTATgagagaaaaaatttaaaatttggccAATATAATTGAACCGTTCGATTTTAATatgcttaattttttattttaagaaaatcaaATCAGACCGTctgattttattataatatatattattttaacacgTTAATAGAAAGCGGTTGGTCatttgttatatatatgtatgtgtgtgtTTGTGTTATGAGTTTGCAGATCTCGTCTCTTCCTTTgtctcgttcttcttcttccctaaACTCCTCTACCTATATCTATCTCTATCATTTGTTATGAGTGTAAAAAAGTTGCTAGTAGAATTTATAttcatgtgagtgagaaaaatgaataataGAGTCCTATTAAAAgtatattattttgattagatTTTGTTACAAACATCTGAATGAGtgaaatttatttgtgaaaattcgtTAGATGTTATTTCATTCATAATCTCATTCGAAGAACTAAAAagtgtgatttgtgagaagatagattttgaaatatcaagaaaaatatcatgtattttatacagATATCCTATACCGGTATTTGGTGGATTCATTcaatttcaaaccaaatatataACTGATGAAACGAGCATGAAAGAcatgttttcaatgtatattggAAGCCGTGCTCAGATGTCGTTCATTGAGTTGTATATTGAATTCGAACAATTTGAAGCCGATCGAAATATTGAATGAAAAGGTTACAATAGTGATAGTGAAGAAGAGTTTGAAAGCAATTATGAAGTTGTTGGTCTAGATGGAGACAAAGATCAAGGTGACGGCACTATGGAGGCAAATGTGACAGACGTGGCAAATACACTAGCAAACAAACATCTGTTTGAGGAGCCATCTTTCATGCGTGCTTTGAATTTGGAGACCATGCATGTTCCGGAGTTTCCTGAATATATGAATGTAGGTACGTAATTGCCTATATTTATACAAAAGATTAGAAtttgttataatttatattgatTGATGGACCAAATAATAGATACCTGACATGTGAAAATATACTTAATTAACATttgtttatgtatttaaatggttaaatttaagataataatcaattagttagttattgatttagttaaatattagttagtatttattaattagtatttatttatgtgATCATGTTTTCATTTGGTTAAAATTGAGATAACTGCTCATAGTCATTTTTGTCACTGGAAGATCGTTTGTAAGAAGACTAAGAATAACAGCTACATCTTCCAGTGTCACAGCACACTCACCAATCGGAAGGTGAAATGTGTATGTGTCTGGGTGCTACCTCTCGACTAGAGCATTTACCAGTATTTTTTGACATTGAACTATTCCAATTGGGAAAACGtgataaaaatcaattaaccatAAATGCTCCACCACAGTTTGATTATACCGATCTAGAAATAGTAGATGGTTACATATCAAATTTCATGAACTCTACAAAACCATAACAAACTATtagtcaaataattaataattactaacTT
The Arachis duranensis cultivar V14167 chromosome 5, aradu.V14167.gnm2.J7QH, whole genome shotgun sequence genome window above contains:
- the LOC107491314 gene encoding LEAF RUST 10 DISEASE-RESISTANCE LOCUS RECEPTOR-LIKE PROTEIN KINASE-like 1.2 isoform X2 codes for the protein MKQRTLLSTFNLTIFFSLLTRITVCSMNPKFEACEPKTCGGTTNHQNVSFPFYIISKQNSYCGLPNYGLTCSHDGFPILNTSETLYTVQNIFYNNQSLRVSIPGLSGPRSTECIAPLINFSGHSKRFSVASNQKEVLLFYGCKNMQNHSIGCSAENRTGSVVALYGDDVENRKLAEKNCRGTVSVTWVKDEKGGVEEELRRGFLMNWMAKNCSEYSNSGGRCGFDQDHYAFRCYCRDRIDSENCYPQPEKKRLSKAGKVGIALGVILPSILIIGLLLLFFKRRRSFSRKFQTRNTYADHSSNPDVEGGSVYFGIPLFSYKELEEATSRFDLNKQVGDGGFGTVYYGKLHDGREVAVKRLYEHNYRRVEQFMNEVQILTRLRHKNLVSLYGCTSRTSRELLLVYEYIPNGTVASHLHGESAKPGLLPWSTRMKIAVETASALAYLHATDIIHRDVKTNNILLDYSYCVKVADFGLSRLFPNDVTHVSTAPQGTPGYVDPEYYQCYQLTSKSDVYSFGVVLIELISSKPAVDMNRDKDEINLSNLAIKKIQEGSLVELVDPCLGFDSDNEVKRMVVSVAELAFQCLQRDKELRPSMEKVLEMLLRIESGKHEPEHLEVVDAGHGVSNVNSQQPQPSISPEWDQIVLLKNVKPPSSPITVTDSWESESTTPNVSA
- the LOC107491314 gene encoding LEAF RUST 10 DISEASE-RESISTANCE LOCUS RECEPTOR-LIKE PROTEIN KINASE-like 1.1 isoform X3 codes for the protein MALVHEFVFLVFSQLTLRLVAEPCPPSLDCGHLGKIRFPFTKTGYEQCGILTIHNCDSNSKPKQIQLQNNGKFFQVMNVNKDLDGTTTSMYIRDNDLYNLLESKSCEAFSHNYSLPFSFHFAHFHIKHNTTLLKCNKHMVHVELRKGISNYSGCSADDYDLYYGPSINHSPMSSSTACIPINLPIKDFPDSRDPFTFLTANLLTVVQLSDECVNCHYLRRGQCQLNSEGKFNCANEKKRLSKAGKVGIALGVILPSILIIGLLLLFFKRRRSFSRKFQTRNTYADHSSNPDVEGGSVYFGIPLFSYKELEEATSRFDLNKQVGDGGFGTVYYGKLHDGREVAVKRLYEHNYRRVEQFMNEVQILTRLRHKNLVSLYGCTSRTSRELLLVYEYIPNGTVASHLHGESAKPGLLPWSTRMKIAVETASALAYLHATDIIHRDVKTNNILLDYSYCVKVADFGLSRLFPNDVTHVSTAPQGTPGYVDPEYYQCYQLTSKSDVYSFGVVLIELISSKPAVDMNRDKDEINLSNLAIKKIQEGSLVELVDPCLGFDSDNEVKRMVVSVAELAFQCLQRDKELRPSMEKVLEMLLRIESGKHEPEHLEVVDAGHGVSNVNSQQPQPSISPEWDQIVLLKNVKPPSSPITVTDSWESESTTPNVSA
- the LOC107491314 gene encoding LEAF RUST 10 DISEASE-RESISTANCE LOCUS RECEPTOR-LIKE PROTEIN KINASE-like 1.2 isoform X1, with the translated sequence MTYSDTSSSTSSISLFLPCSHFDSSQMIQPTLPYILLKFLLRFPLHNHIVILLFLVQIKVTFSATAPNFTACEPVNCGHGPDISYPFYITGKQKPFCGYPGFDLTCGKNGFPILDLINTQHIIQQIFYNNNSLRVSNPVFSTPNTSQCILPTKNLTVGKYRFSIAPNQRNLFVFYGCNLTLLPEEMKEHKIGCSVHSNLSVVALYAEDVTNVRVAEENCRGGWVNATVEDEKRGNVREALEEGFVMSWNASNCSTCLNSGGRCGFDTRPAIYAFRCFCRDGVHVAQCNLPPPPSPPGPQQPEKKRLSKAGKVGIALGVILPSILIIGLLLLFFKRRRSFSRKFQTRNTYADHSSNPDVEGGSVYFGIPLFSYKELEEATSRFDLNKQVGDGGFGTVYYGKLHDGREVAVKRLYEHNYRRVEQFMNEVQILTRLRHKNLVSLYGCTSRTSRELLLVYEYIPNGTVASHLHGESAKPGLLPWSTRMKIAVETASALAYLHATDIIHRDVKTNNILLDYSYCVKVADFGLSRLFPNDVTHVSTAPQGTPGYVDPEYYQCYQLTSKSDVYSFGVVLIELISSKPAVDMNRDKDEINLSNLAIKKIQEGSLVELVDPCLGFDSDNEVKRMVVSVAELAFQCLQRDKELRPSMEKVLEMLLRIESGKHEPEHLEVVDAGHGVSNVNSQQPQPSISPEWDQIVLLKNVKPPSSPITVTDSWESESTTPNVSA